aacacaagagaaaacatcATTAGTCCGATGCATCAAGTGAAACTAACTCTCAACGTTAAGGGCAGCTCACTTGGTCAATTTTCGATTTTTatgcactttaactatccaacttttaaataaataagtaaacgagtcctacatgacacaatacacgtatGACACCACGTATGACAGAAAATGACACGtaggatgacatgtaggacatgtgtgtctgtttgttcaactttatacaagtttaagtgtctatttttGTACATCAAAGTTGAAAGACAcaagggcatatttatgtattgtgTCTTTCTACTGTTAAGGCGAAAGGTTCAAACTTAATTAATAGCATAGCGTCTCCTTCCCCTCTCGTGACATACAAACTAAGTCACATATTTAAATGAAGAAAGATAAAGAAATGTGCATATTATTCCGAGTTTCAATAGTTGTTGCTAGAGGCGAAACCATAATTTTTGACAAGAAGTTCAAAATCAAtagaaataaacacataaaataatcGAAGAATGAATTCAACATCTACCGTATATACCTATAACACCGATCCTAATTTTGTTTGACTATTATGAAAATACTCAAAACATTTCATATATCTTCTATCcatgtataaaataatttcaatcaaCTTCCTCTATACCTGGATTTACGATTGCGGTTATGAGGGAGTTGATTGACAGGCCGCGAAGCAATTGTCGCGGTCTTCCTCTTCAAATTCGTGCCGGAATCAGCTGCCACCATTCTCGGCGGTAGAACGTGATCTGCATCTTCCGATATAGAGTAAAGAGACGGTTTCCATTGAGGGAATGAACCAACTGATCTCGCCGATCCTCGTCTTCTCCGTCGCCTTCGTTTATACGTAATAATGGTGTTAATATCAGACGATGCTACAGAAGCTGTAGGTACAAGgatctcctcttcttcttcttcttcagttcGATGTGATCGTTTTAATGAACAGCCACAACACGATACAAGTTCAACGAAGAACTTCATATTTACCaggtatgtatgtatgtatgaactTAGAAATAATGATTGCACGCAAGTTGTTTGATAAAATGTCGAAGTGAAATTGTGCTAAAGTTGTTTGATAAAATGTGTGCGACGGATTGCACAGAAGATGTTTGATAAAATGTACATGATAGAATGCCCGGAAAGTGTTTGATAAAATGCGTATAATAGATTACCCCGGAAAGGTGTTCGATAATATGATAGATTGTCGGAATAAAATGCGTATAATAGATTGACCGGAAAAGTATTTGATAAAATGCATATGATAGATTACTCCGGAAAGGTGTTTGATAAAATGTCTTCTGATAGATTGCCGTAAAAATGCCTTGTGATAGATTGCACGGAAAAGTGTTTGATAAAATGCGTATGAAAGATTACTCCAGAAAGGTGTTTGATTGCCGTAAAAATGCCTTGTGATAGATTGCACGGAAAAGTGTTTGATAAAATGCGTAGGATAGATTACTCCGGAAAGGTGTTTGATAAAATGTCTTGCGATAGAGATATAAAGATAAAATGTGTATAATAGAATGTGTTTGATAAAATGCGAATAAAAGATTACCTCGGGAAAGGTGTTTGAGAAAATGTTGCAGGAAAGATATATATACTTTGATAAAATGTGTATATGATAGATTGGTGGAGAAGTGTTTGACAAAAACGCGTAAAATAGATTACCTCGGAAAGGTGTTTGATAAAATATCTTATGATAGATTGTCGGAAAGTGTTAAAATGTGTGTAAAGATAGCAGTAAATGtgtgtatttttctttctctctgtTAGACTTCCTCCCTCCGACTCTCTTTGTACAACGCgctctcttctctttctctctttgttTCGATTTGGGAAATGTTTATGTTAGTTTGGCTCAAATGATTGTGCGAGAAATGTGGAGACATTATAAACAAGGATGGTTGATGAGTTTCCAGCCAAACATTATTTATTGTGGTGTAAAATTATTGGTTTAATACATACTTTACTTACCACGGACTCGTCACAAATGTCAATATGTGTTGGATCTTTGATTCAAAATGGTTGTGGAGCTAACATTTTTTAAGAGTTCGAGCAACATTTCCCTCGATACATGTCACTTGACTATACACTTTTCTCTTTTTGTATGTCACGTAGTCATAAAAAGTGTGTTTTAGACATAGTTTTGATAtacattatcatttttttttatagagatacataaataaatatgagaTTTCTAACctactaaaaaggaaaatatggCAATTTCTGATGCTTGTTTTAAAGAACGATAACAAACATCCGATGAAATAGCTGAGATGTGTTTAAGCTGACCTGAACACCACTTTTGAaacaaaggaaaagaaaaacctaaatgcaattataacattaatttaattatatataaactttGCCGGCCGACAGAAagcttattaattaatttaataaaagtgcaagataataatttatatagagCAAGTGAATATCCATTATTATcaccaataaacttaaaagaaacatggctaattatttattttcatctatAAAATATTCCTTATGCTTAAATGTTCATACAAAGAAACATACATAGaaggatgggcttaataaaaacaacttcaaaaaagtaaaattattgatGTGTTTGGTAAATAAAtgctgataaacagctttttaaatcaaaatgtctgaaatacccttaaaagttgttaacataataaaagttaattaatttatattttatagccataaataattatattttgctatcattcacatatttctttctcatcacaaattatttataagatgaatataaacttattataaattttaaagatatataatttgaatagatcaaagaatgatttaagattttattttagtttcatccatatgtaataataattgtctatcattcacatatttatttattattacaaattatttataagagaaatataaatttttatttaagttatatgtgcaacttattttatattttttaatattatataatttgaatagatcacttgaaagatttaaaatttattttattttcattcattagtaatagtaattgtctatcatccacacgtgaaaaggaaaaaatggaagaaagataTGTttgggttatgtgggtaatttggagattatataaaaatattaagggcaaaaattaaaaatatgatcaacttaaaatagcttataagctaaaaaaaaaacatccctACCTCAGCAATAAGTTAttcttaacttaaaataagttatttcgAGTATTATCAAATAGTtatataagtcaaaaaccaactttcaagtcagtttgaccagcttttaagctgagtcAAAACAATTCATAGTTCCACAAATGcaacatacccaatataatTCTACAAGTATGATCTAAAAAGTCCATATTCCATGGATTACCACATACTCCATGATCTAGAAAAAAATAGTGTACGCAAATCATATTCCTAACTCATGAAAGATAGAGAAGTCGTTTTCGAAAAACCAGACTAAAGTCAGTCCAACTGTAAAACACATGAGAGGAAAAGGTAATAAAATGCACCAAACAAGGATCATCATGAAAACAAAACTTACTAAACATCCCAACAAAATTTAGCATGTTATAACTTTACTGCAAAATGGGTTTTTAACTGAATACTCAAAAATTGATCAGGATAAAATAACAAGATAGAAAAGTAACAAGTGAATGGCTTAAGCCTTGTCAGCCTTGGCTGCAGTAGCAGCGGCTTGACCACGAAGACGACCAGTCCTCCTTGCAGCAATAAGACCAACCTTTTGTCCAGGAGGTGCATCACGACGGACTGTACTGGCATGACCAATGTGTTGATGGTTACCACCACCATGGGGATGCTCCACTGGATTCATAGCAACACCACGAACCTTAGGCCAGCAGTTCCTCTTCACACGGTACTTATGGTAAGCATTACCAGCTTTAAGCATTGGTTTCTCAGTACGCCCTCCACCAGCAACCTGACCAATCATAGCACGACATCCGCTGGGCACAATCTTTTTGGCTCCTGATGGGAGCTTCACCCTGTCGAGAGTTCAAATTTGAATAATCACATTCCATGGCCTTAGTATAACCACATTCCATAAAACTAACATCTGTTAGAACTAATAGATAGGATGTAGCATGACAACAATCTAACTAGGCTAGGCGTTCATGAAACTAACTAGTCACAGAACACAACACCTATAAGGTCAGTGTATCACGCCATTAAACATATTACAACTTGCGTTCTTTTTTCCAGATAAAACATATCACACATACAAAGACAGGTTTCACAATACACTTCCGAGTCTTTCTTCACCCTCACGACAGTGCACCTCAATGACAAACTTACAAAATAGTTTAACACAATGGATATGATTTGGGAAAACAAAAAGCTTCTCTCATCGCCAACCAAGCTTAATTACTAGGGACAAGATAACTTGATACAGTTAACCTTCTTCCCCTACTCCAACAGCACAACCTTCACGTTAAATTAGTCTATCCACATATTGAATAGAAACACAACACTGTATCACATAACTCGGGATAGCAACCGACTTCAACGAACCATATCTTCACTCTTAAGCAGATGCACATTTCATAGGCAATATCACCATAAAAGGGGTTAACACCAAACCATTTTCTCCCACAAGTTGAAACTTAACCATCATCTTGACTAATAGAAGCATTTATCAAGTCAATTAATCAAATCAACTACACCATATCAATCGAGAGGCGTAGTGACGTATAGTTACGGGTAGCCACTATATAAgccaaattatatttttagtatGTATAGATTAAACATTTCTAGCTTCATCACTGCATGAATCCTAAACTAGTCAGGTTAGCTAaaagaatcattttttttcaatcatactaacaaaattatgttcatgtattaggggttcaaaaatatataattgaaacaaaaCTGAGTAATAATATATACCTAGTGGTACCATTATCAGGATTGTGACTGATAACAATGGCGTAATCACCAGAACACCTAGCAAAGACACCACGGTCACCAACTTTATGCTCAACGTTACAAACAACAGCTCCTTCGGGAATAGATCTAAGAGGCAACACGTTACCAACCATAAGAGTAGCTTTTTTCCCACAATACACGAACTGTCCGGTATACATCCCTTCAGCGGCAACGAAAAGCTCCTTCTGATGCTTGTACCTGAAAGGATGACGGAATGTTACCCGCGCAAGTGGTGCACCTCTCCCTGGATCGTGAATCACCTCTGTGATTACTCCTTTCAGGTACCCATTTCTCTCGCCGAAATCGAGAGTACGGAATCGGGCCGGACCTTTCCGGTGGTGGGTATGGGATTTGAAAACTGACCCAGCTCCCTTACGTTGTGCTCTGATCACACGACCCATTTCGCCGGtttctctctctactctctctctctctacacTCTCTCGCCGGAGGGGTTTTGAGAAGAATGATAGGAAGAAGAAGATATACTAGGGTTTTTAGAGGGTAATGTGTTGCCCTAGTTATGATTTGGGCTTAAGAAATTTGGTCCAAGAATGATTTTGAGCCCATATAGGGATATCAGGGCCCAATATTTTTGTCCATTTTGGCAAGGAGCAAGTGCACCGTTATCGATTTGAGGATCGTTATTTAAGTCATAGCCGAAGTATATAACTTTTTGTGTAAGGTTAGACGTTTAGAATCAATTTCAATACTCACGGGAATATTCAATTGTTATTTAAGTCATAGCTGAAGTATATAACTTTTTGTAAGTTTAGCACTTTTAGAATCAAGGTCAATACTCAAATTTTTTGTAAGTTTAGCCTTGTGGAATCAAGTCCAAGACTTACGGGAATATTTAATCGTTATTTAAGTCATAGTTGAAATAGTATATGACTCTTTTTGTAAGTCTAGCCATTTTGAATCAAGCTCAAAATTCACGGGAATATTTAATCGTTATTTAAGTCATAGCTGGAGTATATAACTTTTTTGTAAGTTTAGCCGTTTTAGAATCAAGTTCAAGACTCAAATATTTTGTAAGTTTAGCCCTTTTAGAATCAAGTCCAAGACTCACGGgaatatttaattgttatttaagtCATAGATGATGTAGTATTTAACTTTTTGTAAGTTTAGCCCTTTTAGAATTAAGTTTAAGACTCACGGGAATGTTTAATCGTTATTAAATCATACCTAAAGTATAcaactttttgtaaatttaaCCGTTTTACGATCAGGTTCA
The sequence above is a segment of the Solanum lycopersicum chromosome 10, SLM_r2.1 genome. Coding sequences within it:
- the RPL8 gene encoding large ribosomal subunit protein uL2 — translated: MGRVIRAQRKGAGSVFKSHTHHRKGPARFRTLDFGERNGYLKGVITEVIHDPGRGAPLARVTFRHPFRYKHQKELFVAAEGMYTGQFVYCGKKATLMVGNVLPLRSIPEGAVVCNVEHKVGDRGVFARCSGDYAIVISHNPDNGTTRVKLPSGAKKIVPSGCRAMIGQVAGGGRTEKPMLKAGNAYHKYRVKRNCWPKVRGVAMNPVEHPHGGGNHQHIGHASTVRRDAPPGQKVGLIAARRTGRLRGQAAATAAKADKA
- the LOC101251519 gene encoding uncharacterized protein, with the protein product MKFFVELVSCCGCSLKRSHRTEEEEEEEILVPTASVASSDINTIITYKRRRRRRRGSARSVGSFPQWKPSLYSISEDADHVLPPRMVAADSGTNLKRKTATIASRPVNQLPHNRNRKSRFSRIACLAAMIPAPFLI